The genomic interval AACTTTGAAAATTACAGCTTCCAAATAAAGTCAAAGTATTTGCTTGGAGAGCATGTAAAGAGTGGCTACCAACATGACATAAGTTACTGAAGAGGAAGGTGATTAAAGATGCCAGCCTCCAGTTCTGTAAAAATGCAGTGTAAGATACGGTACATGCACTTTGGTATTGTCCTATACTTAAAAACAGTTGGAAATAACACATTCCTGCACTACAAATATCCGAGGCTAACATGATTTCGTGGAGATTGCGAGCTAGGTCAAGGAGaaatgtcaaagaaaatatgtggAGCTATTCTTTCTTATAGCATGGAGTTGCTGGTACAGAAGAAACCAGTTGGTTTATGATTAGAAGACCCTGACACCTGATCATGTAATTAGCCACACTCttgctttacaaaaaaattataaagatccAAAAGGAAGGCCTATCAAGATGAACAAAAGCTACTATAGATGGGAGCCTCCACCTCAAGGGACAATGAAACTTAATGTACATGGGGCTATGTTTGTTGAGAAACACAATGCTGGTGTAGGGATTATTATCAGAGATGATAGAGGATCAGTAATAATGACAACTAGCAAAAAGGAGAATGAAGTTAATGATCCTATTGAAGTTGAACTACTAGCAATACTTCAAGGCTTACAGCTAAGTGTTCACTTAGGAATAAAAGATACGATAATAGAGAGTGATTCTCTGATGTTAGTGAAAGAACTTCAACTCACAACAGATTCTATGTCTCCGTTGGGCAACATCATTAAAGATGTTAGAGAATTAATGTAGAGATTCAATAGTTGTACTATTCAACATGTTGGAAGAATAGGAACTGAAGTTGCTCATAGGCTTGCAAAATTTGCTTGGAATGTAACTGACATTAGTGTTAGGTGGGGATCTTTTCCTAGTATTATTGCTCCGGTCATCTGGGCTGATAATCAGTTTAAGCTATTCTTTgcaataaaactttattttgctataaaaaaatatatattaaaaaaaaactctcccTTATGTGTGGGCTAAACTCTCTCTCAATGAGTGTACCCAAtacgtagaatatttaattaattgagtgAAGTGTAGAGTCATGGTTCGTACTCAAaacctctgctctgataccatttaaaatcatcacttgtctaaaaaatttgaattgataGAActaggtagattttattattgttgatatttgttttaCATCATTACGTTGTTGCATgtattctattttataaattatatatgaatgttatatattacatataaagaaaattattattattattcttagtataatataaattcatcCATCGAGGATAAATTTTTAGATCTGCCATTAATGGGCCtaacaaaatagagaaaacaataaaaatggaGGAATTTTACATATAGacctcatttggatagtgaaagtgtttcatttcatctcatcattacaattttctcaaattctcacacaaaatataataaacaattcaactttttcaaattctaaaataatattaatattaaaaaataatattctaataatattttattcaactttcaactttcatctaaaatcatcacatctcatctcactatctaaattgCACCACAATGAAGGCGTGCAAGATTTGGAGTTGCTTGTGATGGCAGGTGTGGTTGACTCGTCCAGCGTTGTAGTTTGAGAAACAATAGAACTGGCAGTATATGAGGTGAGAAAGATTAAGAACTGTGTGCGCAAGGAGTAATATGCTACATGATGCCTGTTGGAAGCTCCTTTTAAAAGAGAGAAGGTTGGGGAATAAATGTCAATTTATTTACAAGCGGCCGTGAAAGAACACGTAGATTATTTTGACACCATAACAatttaaacaacaaaaattaaaaagattttatatcaCTTTCAAAAGTCAGTCAACTTtccttatttttctcttctttttatttttaaaattagaattttaatagAGGGCTACTAGAGACACAAAGAGATCACACACACTGATGTGGCACACTatctcccttttttttctttttcttctctctctctttctcccccctccccttgtgcctctcccctcctccccctttccctctctctttctccctccctGGGTGGTTCCTGACCACCACAAAATGCCAAAGGACGGCAACCGTCGACCACGCAAGCCTTCAGCTTAGATCCCAACCACCCCGGCCACCTAGCGGCGGCGGCCACGCAATGGTCGACCACGAACACAGTATGCACCCATTTCCCTCTCTATTTCTCCCTCCCAAGGTGGTTCCCGACAACCATAGACAGCCAAAGGACGGCGACCGTCTACCATGCAAGTCGTCGGCTTAGATTGCGACACCCTGGCCACCTAGCGACGGCCATGCACACAATGTGCGAAATGCTCACCAACGTGCACAGCGAGCTGCCGTGAGCTCCACGCCAACGATGCCAATTGGATTGCTGGCATCTTCTGCCCACCCTGAGGTAGTCCCAAACCACCATGGTTGGCACAGGGAGAGGGCAGGGGTGGCGGGCACggggggagggggagaaagaaagagaaaaagaaatagaaagagaCGTGTTACAGTGTGCCACATTAATGTTTAGAATCCCTTTGTGGGATTAATTTGTGTCTATaatgttttcctttttaataggCTAGATACTACTTCATTTCATATTCAACAATTAGAATCATTTTAGTGGACATTCCGACAATTAAGTGTATGGTTCATCTTTTATATAGAAGGGTTTTGTATtagcaatgatttttttttttagccaaGTGTATTGGCAACCTATTAGTATGCCAATAAACTAccctaaaaaaaacacaaccaaTGAGAATGCAGGCAGATGAGTCAGGGCTTTGCTTTGGGGAGGAGAGACGTGGAAACGAGTCACGATACGATGCACGTTCTGTcttcatgaaaattttgaaaattggctgGTTTGAAGAgtgtgatgagatgaaaattttgtgaatagtagtaagatagtttgtgaatagtagtgagatagtttgagttgaatattttttaggttttgagaaaagagagagaaaaagttaaataaaaaatattataaagttaaaatattgtaagaatataatttttatttaaaattttgaaaaatttgaaatttttttatttgaaagtttgaaaaaattgtaataattaatttaaagattttgtatttaaattacgtttaaaaataaaattgaatgaggtgaaataaaattaaatgaaaattatctTTTTGCCGCAAACAAGCCCCACTCTTAAGGACTTTGTTTGGTTActtaactcctctcaactcatttcaattcatcattataattttttcaatttccaacataaaatataataaataatttaactttttcaaattcaaaataataataatattaaaaaataatattctaacaatattttattatctcaactcaactcaactcaactcacttcaacatccaaaaacAACCATTCGTTGTCCTAACTCATAGCTTCCACGTGTCATTAGGCACGCAATATGCACGCGTTCAACGCGTCAATTCCGCGTTCTTATCCCATACAAAATACCGCTCAAATAATTCCTGCTTTCCATCCTTCCCTTTTCGCATTCTTTTGCTCTGCAGCTCTCTCGATCAGAAAGCAGTCGGTAagggatctctctctctctctctccctccctccctctgttTGTCAATCTGTCATTTTACACTTGTTAATCGGTAAGCTATTTCTGTCTCGGAGATTTAAATTGGTAGATTTCTACGTTTGTTGTTTGCATATGGAGAGAACGAATCTTTGACCTGAATTCTCTTTCTTTGCTAATTTTTCTTCCTAGGATACCTGTGAACGATAATCATGAATCATCCCATGTATTAGAGAAAGGCTTGACTTCGGATCTGTGAATTCCCTTTTGCAGTAAGATAAACCATGATCTGTGTGGTTGATCTAGTAATTTTATTTGCTCGAACTGTTTTGGATCTCTGAAATGCATAACATTTCGAATTTTAAGTTCAGGAGTGTTGTTCTGCTGATTTAATCGACATATAGTTTTTAGTAGTTGTATGGATGCCTGtcattaaatagttttataagataaaatgcCTTCTGATGGTAAGCATAAACGTCGGTAGAAGCAGAATTGATTTATAATGAAGCCCCACGTTTTTTTATTTCGAACTTCGAGTAATTTGCTAACTGCATAAAATGTGTAGAAATGTTGGTAGTGGTGATCTCCAAATAATGCTTGAGATCATAAACCTTAATACCAAGGTTCTATGTTTATACTTCGATTTTGAATTGTGTAACATATCAAGGGGAAGTTTAGTCTAAGGAGAGTAATTAAGATTTGTCTCCCCAAACCAATCTGTTATGAGAACACATAAGCATGCATTTATTTCTCTCATTGATTTTGCAGCTTCATTActttagccaaaaaaaaaaaacatgggtGGTGGAAAGGAGCATGATGAATCTGACAAAGGGTTATTCTCGCACCTGCTTCATGGTGCCTCTGGATATCCTCCTGGTCAGCACCCTCCGGCTCCTGGGGCGTACCCGCCTGGAGCATACCCTCAACAAGGCTACCCGCCACAAGGCTACCCGCAACAAGGCTACCCGCCACAAGGCTACCCGCCTCAAGGCTACCCACCACAAGGCTACCCGCCTCAAGGCTACCCGCCAGCAGGTTATCCTCCTGGTGCACACCAACCATCTGGGTATCCTGGACCATCTGCTCCGCACCAGTCAGGTAAAGACCCAAATATAATccaatttcaataatttaagaAGTAATTCAAGTGGGCTGACTGATTAGCAAGCCACCTTTGCTCTCCAAACGAATTAGCTAGTCTCagatattctaaaaaattatattctttataGAAAAACTGGTCGTTGTGGTCGATATGTTATTAGTACGACACTTCATTCTTtctaattaaaaggaaaaaaagttaatGTACTATTATATGTGTTCTCAATGTGCATCCCTTCTTCAAGTTTATGGAAGATACCCTCGTCTAAATTGTTTGTTTAACATGATCATCATTTAGTCAGCTGGTCTCCCTATGATTCTTTCGGGCCATGTTGCTATGAGCTCGTAAAGCTCTTGATATTGGAACTTTTTTTGTTTAGGAATAAAACTTTTTTGGTTTTAGGAATGTTTTCTCAAACTTCATTTTTGCCTCCCTGTTTTTGTGGAAATCTTTTCTGATCCAGCCACATAACAAATTGGAAAATCAGTAGGATTGCAAAGGAATCCTAGACCtcttaggattttttttatggaacCCTAGAAAAACACCAACACAAACGTTGCTTTTATCAAAATATCCTTGGTGCCTTTCTTATTGATTGCCGAAGGTTTAAATAAGGATTACAAGTCCTATACGTAACTAGGCTTTTTTTCATAGTTATCTTGAAGATAATTAAATCCTAACTTAACAACTATTCAAATAACACGATAAAGAAAAGTAAtcaaataagagataaaataaatctttttatctATTGTTTCAATTGGAACTCTTTCAATCCTGCTTTCACCTCTGTTTTGTTCCAAAAGCCACGCAGCAGTTTTCTTCATGTTATTATTGGTTTCATTATAGAAGTTGTTGAGttgtcttttgttttcatcAGGACATGGCACGGGTTCATCAGGACATGGCATGGGGGCCTTGCTAGCTGGGGGTGCTGCTGCAGCTGCAGCTGCTTATGGTGCTCAGCATCTTACCCATGGTGCGCACGCTCCACATGGTGCTGCTTATGGTGCTCAGCATGTTACCCATGGCGCGCACGTTCCATATGGCTCCCACTCACTTGGCGGCAATCATGGAAAGCATGGCAAATTCAAGCACGGGAAGTTTGGCAAGGCCGGGAAGCATGGCAAGCATGGGGGGGGAAAGTTCAAGAAGTGGAAATGATCTTTTATATCTCACTGATCTCACTGAATTTAGTCATGTTTACTCTATGCAGATACTggttttcttataaataaaccATACTTTTTTATGGTTTCTGCGACGCTGTGGCAAATACAGTTGGCCGACATAATTGCTATATagctttcttatatatatatatatatatatatatatatatatatatatatatatcttctattaTATAAGAGCCTATCTCAAATGAACAGGAATGAAcagtaattttcttgtttttccgtgTGACATCCGTGTAGCACATActgctttttatattttgtgtccGTAAATGtctttttattactttaatatCTTTTTGCAGAGGAAAAGAcctttaaaaaactttttctttcgtGGGATCAGTGAATAGCTTTGAGAATGGTGATGTTCTGCATTTACTGAcattttatactaatacaagcATTTATTGAcacatgaatataaataattattcagaTGTTCTGCATTAACTGACATTTATTCACTTAgttgtactttttttaaaaacagtCTTTTTGCTTGTGTCAGCAGGAGAAAGAAATTACTTGTGTCAGTAGGTGATTTAATATAGATAATTATACcgatttacatatttaaataattaaaaatgataaaacttgTACGTTCTGATCCACCAATATCCAACAAAGACTACTCCCAACAAAGACTACTCCGGCCTGTTGCAGACATATGGCTCCTAttatatatcgatatatatatatatataatgacaggAAATAATTTCAACAATCTTTCACAGAAGTTTCcttattaaatattgtacaaGAGAGAATCTGTAATGAATTAATgtgtttaattaataacttgtaAAGAATTCTATACTTTGCCTTTGAATTTCCAGAATATCGACCTTTGATTCGATTCTCCAATTGCATTCATAATTAAATNNNNNNNNNNNNNNNNNNNNNNNNNNNNNNNNNNNNNNNNNNNNNNNNNNNNNNNNNNNNNNNNNNNNNNNNNNNNNNNNNNNNNNNNNNNNNNNNNNNNGATCCACTTCAGTATCCGCTATTATTTCCTTTTGGGGATACTGGTTGGCACCAAGGCATTAAAAGGATCAATAGAGGAAGCACAGTAATATGTAATGAAACAACCCGATCAATAGATCCTCACCAATCAATGTCAGCAGAAGAATTACTTACAAGAGAACAACGAGGTTAGAGTATAATCTTAATCTTTCCATTTTgtacttagagcattagcattggtctatacatatgcatatgcaaaatcgcctcttttccatatccactttgtcattcaagcaaaattctcacattggtttatgcatatttgacacaaaataataataaattattattattttattattattattgttttgctaaaatcaatttttttatatatattttgcaattagcatccactacatacatttgacattaataatataaattcaataataaaaaatatagttttttttatatattatattaaaaatataataaaatgaaaaaaatatatataatatattataataataaaatgaatgtgcaagtgaagatttgttgtgttgttgaaaaagagagaaaatgaaatgattgtgagagagagagtgggaggagagataaataatgattacaataatatttgtggggtgaatagtggttatccaaatttggataagcattgttcataggtagctaaatatttggatatgcataagccaatgtggaggattttatagtcatattatgcaaatatgactttgcatatgtatatgcatagaccaatgatAATGCTCAGTTTGTACACGTCCAATTTTGTAATATTGCATTCCCCTTCAACTTTTGTAGCattaaacagaaaaatgaaggatCCAATTGTTTCGTGTCGTGAGTATTATTGCTACAAGTTACAAATCagagaaaatttcagatcaaTTTTGTTGCTGTCTGGTCGTCTATTGCAACAATTCGTTGTTGATATGTATGTTAAGATCGAGACGTCAAGATTAGACTATTTCCGTAGCAAACAACAACATATTCGATCTGAGTTATATCAAGGTATTGTTGATACCATTACACTAGGGGAAACTAACGCTTCTAATGTTGGAAAACAGATTATTCTGCCTTCGTCATTTATTGGGGGTCCAAGAGACATGCGAAAAagatatatggaagcaatggcTTTAGTTCAGCGTTATGGTAAACcagacatttttttaacaatgacATGCAATCCAAATTGGcaagaaatttcaaatgaattacGCCTACATGAGGAGAGTCAAAATCGGCCTGATTTAGTTGCTCGGGTCTTTcgtgcaaaattagaagaattaaAGGATCGATTATTCAAGCAACAGATATTTGGAAAAGTTTCAgcatatgtttatgttattgagCACCAAAAAATAGGCCTTCCACATGctcattttctaattatattacaaAGAGATTGGAAACTCTATGCGCCTGAATCTTTTGATGAGATTGTATCGGCAGAGATACCTGATAAAAATACGAATTTGCACTTGCATAACGCTGTTGTCAAGCATATGATGCATGGACCATGTGGAGTGTTGAATCCAACAAAtgtttgcatgaaaaaaaatggttattgcaAAAGccattatccaaaaaattttgCATCAAGTACGACTGTTGGAAATGATTGCTTCCCAATATATAGGCGTTCTGACAATAGAATAACTGTCAAAGTGAGAGGTCATAATTTGGATAACCGTTGGGTCGTTCCATATAATCCGTATTTGCTTGCAACATTTGACTGTCACATTAACATCGAGATTTGTTCTACTATAACAGCAGtcaaatatctttataagtacatttacAAAGGGCATGATCGTATTGCTTTCAATTTGGTTTCTGaacaaaataatcaacaaattgatgaaatccaacaattcCAATCAGCCCGATGGATTGCTCCGCCTGAagctatgtggagaatatatggCTTTGTTGTTAATGAAATGTACCCAGCAGTGTATAGCTTACATTTACATCTTGAGGATCAACACCAAGTAACTTTTCGAGCAAATGAAGACTTAATCAATGTTCTCAACTCTGATCGGTCTGCAAAATCGATGTTAACAGAATTCTTTGCATTAAATCGAGTGGATGAGAATGCCAGGACATTGTTGTACAAAGAATTTCCAGAATTCTATGTTTGGAGCCAACAATACAAAGAGTGGACTTGtcgaaaaaagaaaactgttatAGGTCGAATTATTACAGCAAATCCATTTGAAGGTGAGAGGTATTATCTGCGGATATTGCTAAATCATGTAAGAGGACATTTGTCATTTGAAGATCTTAGGACAGTTGATGGTGTTGTGGCTCCAACTTTTCGTGAGGCAGCAACTATGCATGGTTTGCTACAGAGAGACAGTGGTTTAGAAGATTGTTTACATGAAGCATCTCTATATCAAATGCCGTCCAGTTTGAGGCGGCTATTTGCAACTATATTGGTTTATTGTAATCCAACCAATCCGAGAGAGCTTTGGGAACGTTTTGAGCAAGATATGTCAATTGATTTTAGGTCAACTGAAGATTCTATGTTGACTGTAAGAATGCAAGTTTTGCGCTCAATCTCTTTTACACTTGAATCAATGGGGAAACacattaattcatttcatcttcttgATGACGACATTTGTTTTGATGAAGACCAATTCGAATCTAGGGAAATCGATGATGAATTGGCTGTTGAAATTCCAGAAGAAGATACTGCTGCATCAGAAATCCTTAATAGTGAACAGCGACATGTCTATAAttcaattttggaaaatgttttttcaaacaaaactgCTACATTCTTTGTTGATGGCCCTGGTGGGACAGGGAAGACATTCCTGTACAAGGCACTTCTCGCTGCAGTAAGATCAAGAAAATTAGTGGCACTTGCAACTGCTTCATCTGGTGTTGCTGCATCTATCCTTCCTGGAGGTCGAACAGCACACTCGCGCTTTAAGATTCCATTAGATACTGATGAACATAGCATGTGTTGTGTCAGTAAACAAAGTGCCATTGCAAAGCTACTACGTGTAGCAAGGTTAATTATATGGGATGAGGCCCCTATGTCAAGAAAACAACACATCGAAGCTTTAGATAAAATGTTACGAGACATTAATGATTCAGAGTTAACATTCGGTGGAAAAGTTATCGTTTTTGGTGGAGATTTTCGCCAGGTTTTACCTGTGGTTCGTAAAGGAACAAGACAAGAACATGTTGACGCCAGTTTGGTTTCATCTTATTTGTGGCCTACATTGATCAAACTTCGTTTAACTGAAAATATGAGAGCAAGATTGGATCCAGTTTTTTCAGAATATGTGTTAGAATTAGGCAACGGAATGCCACCAATCACAATTGACGAAACTGTAAAAATTCCTAATGGCATGCTTGTTCCCTATGAAGATGACTGTACTTCTTTGGATCATTTAATAGATGTTGTTTTCCAAGATATTcatgaatattcaataaatatttcagcTATGATGAATCGGGCCATATTAACACCAAAGAACAGTtatgttgatgaaataaatacaTTACTGATTCATAGGTTTCCTGGTGAGCTTAGGCGATATTATAGCTTTGATGAAGCAATAGATGCATCTGAACAATCAGTTATGgaggattttttaaatactcTAACCCCAAATGGACTTCCTCCTCATGAATTGTTACTAAAGATAAACTGTCCCATCATGTTGCTTAGAAACATT from Juglans regia cultivar Chandler chromosome 2, Walnut 2.0, whole genome shotgun sequence carries:
- the LOC109009818 gene encoding glycine-rich protein A3-like — its product is MGGGKEHDESDKGLFSHLLHGASGYPPGQHPPAPGAYPPGAYPQQGYPPQGYPQQGYPPQGYPPQGYPPQGYPPQGYPPAGYPPGAHQPSGYPGPSAPHQSGHGTGSSGHGMGALLAGGAAAAAAAYGAQHLTHGAHAPHGAAYGAQHVTHGAHVPYGSHSLGGNHGKHGKFKHGKFGKAGKHGKHGGGKFKKWK
- the LOC118347678 gene encoding uncharacterized protein LOC118347678, whose amino-acid sequence is MKDPIVSCREYYCYKLQIRENFRSILLLSGRLLQQFVVDMYVKIETSRLDYFRSKQQHIRSELYQGIVDTITLGETNASNVGKQIILPSSFIGGPRDMRKRYMEAMALVQRYGKPDIFLTMTCNPNWQEISNELRLHEESQNRPDLVARVFRAKLEELKDRLFKQQIFGKVSAYVYVIEHQKIGLPHAHFLIILQRDWKLYAPESFDEIVSAEIPDKNTNLHLHNAVVKHMMHGPCGVLNPTNVCMKKNGYCKSHYPKNFASSTTVGNDCFPIYRRSDNRITVKVRGHNLDNRWVVPYNPYLLATFDCHINIEICSTITAVKYLYKYIYKGHDRIAFNLVSEQNNQQIDEIQQFQSARWIAPPEAMWRIYGFVVNEMYPAVYSLHLHLEDQHQVTFRANEDLINVLNSDRSAKSMLTEFFALNRVDENARTLLYKEFPEFYVWSQQYKEWTCRKKKTVIGRIITANPFEGERYYLRILLNHVRGHLSFEDLRTVDGVVAPTFREAATMHGLLQRDSGLEDCLHEASLYQMPSSLRRLFATILVYCNPTNPRELWERFEQDMSIDFRSTEDSMLTVRMQVLRSISFTLESMGKHINSFHLLDDDICFDEDQFESREIDDELAVEIPEEDTAASEILNSEQRHVYNSILENVFSNKTATFFVDGPGGTGKTFLYKALLAAVRSRKLVALATASSGVAASILPGGRTAHSRFKIPLDTDEHSMCCVSKQSAIAKLLRVARLIIWDEAPMSRKQHIEALDKMLRDINDSELTFGGKVIVFGGDFRQVLPVVRKGTRQEHVDASLVSSYLWPTLIKLRLTENMRARLDPVFSEYVLELGNGMPPITIDETVKIPNGMLVPYEDDCTSLDHLIDVVFQDIHEYSINISAMMNRAILTPKNSYVDEINTLLIHRFPGELRRYYSFDEAIDASEQSVMEDFLNTLTPNGLPPHELLLKINCPIMLLRNINPSEGLCNGTRLICRAFD